The Thermanaerovibrio acidaminovorans DSM 6589 genome contains a region encoding:
- a CDS encoding metal ABC transporter ATP-binding protein, with protein MEVKDLWFSYDGEWTLRGVDLSLARGELLALIGPNGGGKSTLIRVLLGLLSPVRGHVRVLGVEPGVSRQVSYVPQDTSVRRHFPIRAVDVVALGRKDPWRPLTEEDRRLAMEEMERFGVASCGELKMSQLSGGQRQRVLIARAFVSRPRLILMDEPTANLDPGSQELLYRELKAFCDGGGTAIVASHDIMAISSMATSVACVRGTLHYHPAPEVDPGAVLLAYGTCPVELVAHGLPHRVLRPHGEEGSGGSGAS; from the coding sequence GTGGAAGTAAAAGACCTTTGGTTCTCCTACGATGGTGAGTGGACCTTGAGGGGGGTGGACCTCTCCCTTGCCAGGGGGGAGCTGTTGGCCCTGATAGGTCCCAACGGGGGGGGCAAGAGCACCCTCATTCGGGTGTTGTTGGGGCTGTTGAGTCCCGTAAGGGGTCATGTGCGGGTGTTGGGGGTGGAGCCCGGGGTGAGCCGTCAGGTGAGCTACGTGCCCCAGGACACCTCGGTTCGTCGTCACTTCCCCATAAGGGCGGTGGACGTGGTGGCCCTGGGGAGGAAGGATCCCTGGCGGCCCCTCACGGAGGAGGATCGTCGGCTGGCCATGGAGGAGATGGAGCGGTTCGGGGTGGCCTCCTGCGGGGAGCTAAAGATGAGCCAGCTGTCCGGGGGGCAGAGGCAGCGGGTGCTGATAGCCCGGGCCTTCGTGTCCCGGCCCAGGCTGATCCTTATGGACGAGCCCACCGCCAACCTGGACCCCGGGTCCCAGGAGCTGCTCTACCGGGAGCTGAAGGCCTTCTGTGATGGGGGTGGCACCGCCATCGTGGCCAGCCACGACATAATGGCCATCTCGTCCATGGCGACCTCCGTGGCCTGCGTAAGGGGGACCCTCCACTATCATCCCGCCCCGGAGGTTGATCCCGGGGCGGTCTTGCTGGCCTATGGCACCTGTCCGGTGGAGCTGGTGGCCCACGGGTTGCCCCACCGGGTTTTGAGGCCCCACGGAGAGGAGGGATCCGGTGGATCCGGTGCTTCTTAA
- a CDS encoding AAA family ATPase, with product MILHSIRVRNWRCILGELSLEGLPMGVSVVFAPNGSGKSSLFEALRAGLLWRHDSSSKEVKDVVPWGRDLSPEVTVEFSAGGTRYRVSKRFLKGGSCLLERMEDRRYLPLAEGPQGVTRTLEVLGLGQRGGKVWDPASWGALQALWIPQGGICLGTVSDQLEEALRRAVTSQAQDPVSRAFKDRLQGDFRRYFTDTGRESRKSDSPRHVLRSRLEERLKRKEDMEADLRESEALQDGVAKLTAEVVELEARLASVREEEAACGERAERFRRLESELTQVRARRDSLTSQLELVKDRLSRRARVERRIQEVEAEAQAVKLDLPGAEARVADLEERLSRARSELASAREGVDRARLMEEKARDARRLLELRETISRLQGDLLNARAALGEAESLRERLGARRHPSDDDVREARELMTRVVTRRAELEAFMITLEMEPRVGLKGRVTRGEGKVELTASPGERVAVRGTREVEVLLEGFGLIRASGPGGDSASIREDLEMVQGRLTRILEAHRVGSVEELEALGALRRQMEGRLAYLEEGLEGLLRGSDISAVEASLASAREEVDRILSRFPLWAQCPPDPAEEEAKAGEARDVFVALEAAEGLCRELSAELSRTEAELKGLADRGGRLEEELRALGEELLSMEAREELARRLGELQRELDFAAALEEDLARRMADLGDPEGDLRAAAKAREDLEGGLSQLRSRLAREEGQLEALMNRGLYSQLASLEEEIEDLRRELAEEDLRARALDLLMEVHRECQEEMWIRLGSAVGVSAMEILRRMAPRPVGRLVLDRMSPARFSPGEVDSELELGCLSGGEIEQVHFAVRLALGLRLAALEDQLLVMDDALMATDRWRLEAAVEELKSHRELQVLILTCHPERYAPLGVPMLALQAMRAW from the coding sequence ATGATCCTGCACTCCATCCGGGTCCGGAACTGGCGTTGCATCCTGGGGGAGCTGTCCCTGGAGGGGTTGCCAATGGGGGTTAGCGTGGTCTTCGCCCCCAACGGTTCGGGCAAGTCGAGCCTCTTCGAGGCCTTGAGGGCGGGGCTACTCTGGAGGCACGACTCCTCCTCCAAGGAGGTTAAAGACGTGGTCCCCTGGGGCAGGGACCTCTCCCCGGAGGTTACGGTGGAGTTCTCCGCCGGCGGAACCAGGTACCGGGTCAGCAAGCGTTTCCTTAAGGGAGGATCCTGTCTTCTGGAGAGGATGGAGGACCGCCGGTACCTTCCGCTGGCGGAGGGGCCCCAGGGGGTCACGAGGACCCTGGAGGTCCTGGGACTGGGGCAGAGGGGGGGCAAGGTCTGGGATCCCGCCTCCTGGGGGGCCCTCCAGGCCCTCTGGATCCCCCAGGGGGGGATCTGTCTGGGTACCGTGTCGGACCAGCTGGAGGAGGCTCTGCGCCGGGCGGTGACCAGCCAGGCGCAGGACCCGGTGAGCCGGGCCTTCAAGGACAGGCTCCAGGGGGATTTCCGCCGGTACTTCACCGACACCGGCAGGGAGAGCCGCAAGTCGGATAGCCCAAGACACGTCCTCCGGTCCCGGTTGGAGGAGAGGCTGAAGCGCAAGGAGGACATGGAGGCGGATCTCCGGGAGTCCGAGGCGCTTCAGGATGGGGTGGCGAAGCTGACGGCGGAGGTGGTGGAGCTTGAGGCCCGGCTCGCCTCCGTCCGGGAGGAGGAGGCGGCCTGCGGGGAGCGGGCGGAGCGTTTCCGGCGGTTGGAGTCGGAGCTGACCCAGGTGAGGGCCCGCAGGGACTCCCTAACATCCCAGCTGGAGCTGGTCAAGGACCGGCTGAGTCGCCGGGCCAGGGTGGAGCGCAGGATCCAGGAAGTGGAGGCGGAGGCCCAGGCGGTCAAGCTGGATCTGCCCGGGGCTGAGGCCCGGGTGGCGGATCTTGAGGAGCGCCTGTCCCGGGCCCGCTCGGAGCTTGCCTCCGCAAGGGAGGGGGTGGACCGGGCCCGTCTCATGGAAGAAAAGGCCCGAGACGCCCGGCGGCTCTTGGAGCTACGGGAGACCATATCCAGGCTCCAGGGGGACCTGCTGAACGCCCGGGCGGCCCTGGGGGAGGCGGAGTCCCTTAGGGAGCGGCTGGGGGCTCGAAGGCACCCCTCCGACGATGATGTAAGGGAGGCCCGGGAGCTGATGACCCGGGTGGTGACCCGCCGGGCCGAGCTGGAGGCGTTCATGATAACCCTGGAGATGGAGCCCCGGGTTGGCCTCAAGGGGCGGGTCACCCGCGGGGAAGGGAAGGTGGAGCTAACCGCCTCCCCGGGAGAGCGGGTTGCCGTGAGGGGCACGAGGGAGGTGGAGGTCCTCCTTGAGGGCTTTGGCCTCATCCGGGCCTCGGGCCCCGGGGGCGATTCCGCCTCCATCCGGGAGGACCTGGAGATGGTCCAGGGTCGCCTTACGCGGATCCTGGAGGCCCACCGGGTTGGAAGCGTGGAGGAGCTGGAGGCCCTTGGCGCCCTGAGGCGGCAGATGGAGGGGCGCCTTGCGTACCTGGAGGAGGGGCTCGAGGGGCTGCTAAGGGGGTCGGACATCTCGGCCGTGGAGGCCTCGTTGGCCTCCGCCCGGGAGGAGGTGGATCGGATCCTGTCCCGGTTCCCCCTATGGGCCCAGTGCCCCCCTGACCCGGCGGAGGAGGAGGCCAAGGCTGGGGAGGCCAGGGACGTCTTTGTGGCCCTGGAGGCGGCGGAGGGGCTCTGCCGGGAGCTCTCCGCGGAGCTGTCCCGGACGGAGGCGGAGCTGAAGGGCCTTGCGGATCGGGGGGGCCGGCTGGAGGAGGAGCTGAGGGCCCTTGGGGAGGAGCTCCTGTCCATGGAGGCCCGGGAGGAGCTGGCAAGGCGCCTCGGGGAGCTACAGCGGGAGCTGGACTTCGCCGCCGCCCTGGAGGAGGACCTGGCCCGCCGGATGGCCGACCTGGGGGACCCGGAGGGGGACCTGCGGGCCGCCGCGAAGGCTCGAGAGGATCTGGAGGGGGGGCTGAGCCAGCTCAGGTCCCGGCTGGCCCGGGAGGAGGGGCAGCTGGAGGCCCTGATGAACCGGGGGCTCTACTCCCAACTGGCCTCCCTGGAGGAGGAGATCGAGGACCTTAGGCGGGAGCTGGCGGAGGAGGACCTGAGGGCCAGGGCCCTTGATTTGCTCATGGAGGTGCACCGGGAGTGCCAGGAGGAGATGTGGATCCGTCTAGGCTCCGCGGTGGGGGTCTCCGCCATGGAGATCTTGAGGCGCATGGCCCCCCGGCCGGTGGGGAGGCTGGTGTTGGACCGGATGTCCCCCGCCAGGTTCAGCCCCGGTGAGGTGGATTCGGAGCTGGAGCTTGGGTGCCTATCGGGAGGGGAGATCGAGCAGGTCCACTTCGCGGTCCGGCTGGCCCTGGGTCTGCGCCTCGCCGCCCTGGAGGATCAGCTGCTGGTGATGGACGACGCCCTCATGGCCACCGACCGCTGGAGGCTGGAGGCGGCGGTGGAGGAGCTCAAGTCCCACCGGGAGCTCCAGGTGCTGATCCTCACCTGCCACCCGGAGCGCTACGCCCCCCTTGGGGTCCCCATGCTGGCCCTGCAGGCCATGAGGGCCTGGTAG
- a CDS encoding metallophosphoesterase family protein, translated as MVRFIHTADWQVGMRAVQVGSAAETVRRERLEAVRRILEVARKRCADFLLVAGDVFEDNRVDRVLVQRLLDLLSRSPCPVYLLPGNHDPLVPGAVWDHRGFASPGNVTVLRRAAPVAAPGCVLYPCPVASKESNQDPTGWIPREGAGLPRIGVAHGSVEGPNVSPWDHPIPRDAAERCGLDYLALGHWHSTGTFQDRTGAVRMAYSGTPEPTSFGERDSGNVLLVEVEAGSPPSIQVIPTGRLEWVRMEETLLGPKSLEGLKGRLEALPEPGSTLIHLTLRGHMSPQCLDDLEAIRQVLEARFLWHRIHEDPWEVDRSWIQLLPEGMLREVALRLLDRGEDPAVRDRAVFEMYRILKEVRG; from the coding sequence TTGGTAAGGTTTATCCACACCGCGGACTGGCAGGTGGGGATGAGGGCCGTCCAGGTGGGCTCCGCGGCGGAAACGGTCCGGCGGGAGCGGCTGGAAGCGGTCCGGCGGATCCTGGAGGTCGCCCGGAAGCGATGCGCGGACTTCCTGCTGGTGGCGGGGGACGTGTTCGAGGACAACCGGGTGGACCGGGTCCTGGTGCAACGGCTCCTGGACCTGCTTTCCCGCTCCCCCTGCCCGGTCTACCTGCTACCGGGGAACCACGACCCCCTTGTCCCCGGGGCCGTGTGGGACCACCGGGGCTTCGCCTCCCCGGGGAACGTGACGGTGCTGCGTCGGGCCGCTCCGGTGGCGGCCCCGGGGTGCGTTCTCTACCCCTGTCCGGTTGCGTCCAAGGAGTCCAACCAGGACCCCACCGGCTGGATCCCCCGGGAGGGGGCGGGGCTACCCAGGATCGGGGTGGCCCACGGCTCCGTGGAGGGGCCAAACGTCTCCCCCTGGGACCATCCGATCCCCCGGGACGCGGCGGAGCGGTGCGGACTGGACTACCTGGCGCTGGGCCACTGGCACTCCACCGGAACCTTCCAGGACCGGACGGGGGCGGTGAGGATGGCCTACTCCGGCACGCCGGAGCCCACCTCCTTCGGTGAGAGGGACAGCGGCAACGTGTTGCTGGTGGAGGTGGAGGCGGGTTCCCCACCCAGTATCCAGGTGATCCCCACCGGGCGTCTCGAGTGGGTCCGGATGGAGGAGACCCTGTTGGGTCCTAAGTCCCTGGAGGGGCTGAAGGGGCGCCTGGAGGCCCTGCCGGAGCCGGGCTCCACCCTGATCCACCTGACGCTGAGGGGGCACATGTCCCCCCAGTGCCTCGATGATCTGGAGGCGATCCGGCAGGTCCTTGAGGCCCGGTTCCTGTGGCACCGGATCCATGAGGACCCGTGGGAGGTGGATCGGTCGTGGATCCAGCTCCTCCCGGAGGGGATGCTTCGGGAGGTGGCCCTTCGGCTCCTGGATCGGGGGGAGGATCCGGCGGTGAGGGACCGGGCGGTCTTCGAGATGTACCGGATCCTGAAGGAGGTGAGGGGATGA
- a CDS encoding metal ABC transporter permease — protein sequence MDPVLLNALAAGIVSALMAGLVGPVVVTFRMSLLAGGLSHIAYGGVGLAYLLGFSPSLGALMATLGASVALSRLDARGQERLDAAVSSLWSLAMALGVIFVSMAGGYGMDLSSPLFGNLLTVSDLDLWVMGVLTLFCGLVLWRVYPDLMAVAYDEEFAQVRGIRPLWVRLTVLVLASLAVVVLMRSVGLILCMALLAIPPYGVERMSRSLKGMMGLSCLYGLACVLAGIWGSWVLDLPSGPCIVLVACVPFGLGAVLGTLRRRRSGS from the coding sequence GTGGATCCGGTGCTTCTTAACGCCCTGGCGGCGGGGATCGTCTCCGCCCTGATGGCTGGGCTGGTGGGTCCCGTGGTGGTCACCTTCAGGATGTCCCTCCTGGCTGGGGGGCTGTCCCACATAGCCTACGGGGGGGTGGGGCTGGCGTACCTTTTGGGGTTCTCCCCCTCCCTTGGGGCCCTGATGGCCACTCTTGGGGCGTCGGTGGCCCTGTCCAGGCTGGACGCCCGTGGTCAGGAGAGGCTGGACGCGGCGGTGTCCTCCCTATGGTCCCTTGCCATGGCCCTGGGGGTCATCTTCGTGTCCATGGCGGGGGGGTACGGGATGGACCTGTCCAGCCCCCTGTTCGGCAACCTGCTCACCGTTTCTGACCTGGACCTGTGGGTCATGGGGGTCCTGACCCTGTTCTGCGGCCTGGTGCTCTGGAGGGTCTACCCGGACCTGATGGCGGTGGCCTACGACGAGGAGTTCGCCCAGGTGAGGGGAATAAGGCCCCTCTGGGTGAGGCTCACCGTGCTGGTTTTGGCCTCCCTGGCGGTGGTGGTGCTCATGAGGTCCGTGGGGCTCATCCTGTGCATGGCCCTACTGGCCATCCCCCCCTACGGGGTTGAGAGGATGAGCCGGTCCCTCAAGGGGATGATGGGCCTGTCGTGTCTTTACGGCCTGGCCTGCGTCCTGGCGGGCATATGGGGATCCTGGGTCCTGGATCTGCCGTCCGGGCCCTGCATCGTGCTGGTGGCCTGCGTCCCCTTCGGCCTTGGAGCCGTCCTGGGGACCCTGAGACGGAGGAGGTCTGGTTCATGA
- a CDS encoding GGDEF domain-containing protein: MRMESSVFELDLQGNLVEVLSDPLGLGRFQGDGNFASLVSRDESVKFWRFLLEVLAQGVVLQRDVEMVLPQEGEVRLFLSGMRAGDRIVLAVSRGDGELDLMEELGRVNNEQANYLRAMAKEASARRAPSQDEMLNRISELNNELANAQRELAKKNRQLEELNQRLQEMAIRDHLTGLYNRRYLSEVFPREVARSRRYGTRLTLVSMDLDGFKQVNDSLGHLEGDRVLAEFARLLEGCTRRQVDYPFRVGGDEFLLILVGVGEEEAEGVMARLEEQVRRELPVVGLSHGVVQVDVSSPDLDGVLMEADRRMYRAKRAKGLGRLPSRPGAQGDL; this comes from the coding sequence ATGAGGATGGAGAGCAGCGTCTTCGAGCTGGACCTGCAGGGTAACCTGGTGGAGGTCCTGTCGGATCCCCTGGGGCTCGGTCGGTTCCAGGGGGATGGCAACTTTGCGTCCCTGGTCAGCCGGGACGAGTCGGTCAAGTTCTGGCGCTTCTTGTTGGAGGTGCTGGCCCAGGGGGTGGTTCTCCAGCGGGACGTGGAGATGGTCCTCCCGCAGGAGGGGGAGGTCAGGCTTTTCCTCTCCGGGATGAGGGCGGGGGACCGGATCGTCCTGGCGGTCAGCCGGGGGGACGGGGAGCTGGACCTGATGGAGGAGCTGGGCCGGGTGAACAACGAGCAGGCCAACTACCTGAGGGCCATGGCCAAGGAGGCCTCCGCCCGGCGGGCCCCCTCCCAGGACGAGATGCTGAACCGGATAAGCGAGCTTAACAACGAGCTGGCCAACGCCCAGCGGGAGCTGGCCAAGAAGAACCGCCAGCTGGAGGAGCTCAACCAGCGCCTTCAGGAGATGGCCATAAGGGACCACCTGACGGGGCTCTACAACCGCCGGTACCTTTCCGAGGTCTTCCCCCGGGAGGTGGCCCGGTCCCGCCGGTACGGGACGAGGCTGACGCTGGTCTCAATGGACCTGGACGGGTTCAAGCAGGTGAACGACTCGCTGGGACACCTGGAGGGGGACCGGGTGCTTGCGGAGTTCGCCCGGCTCCTGGAGGGGTGTACCCGCCGGCAGGTGGACTACCCGTTCCGGGTTGGTGGGGACGAGTTCCTCCTGATCCTGGTGGGGGTGGGGGAGGAGGAGGCGGAGGGGGTCATGGCCCGGCTGGAGGAGCAGGTGCGCCGGGAGCTCCCCGTGGTGGGCCTCTCCCACGGGGTGGTGCAGGTGGACGTGTCGAGCCCGGATCTGGACGGGGTTCTCATGGAGGCGGACCGAAGGATGTACCGGGCCAAGCGGGCCAAGGGGCTGGGCCGGTTGCCGAGCCGTCCGGGGGCCCAGGGAGACCTGTGA
- a CDS encoding PD-(D/E)XK nuclease family protein — protein MSELGATAKRYVRIGDVAEDLQALHRLGFTFLVPSRADQGILMDLLLGEASALRDRPRIVRWDGLYQMLLREAHRSRVEHHLPTRRIDPSDRYVIARWALSRSRTEGSPPMAFDPKFPHLAASQMVELLREEVTEEHLRLAMGCGDCGTCPADSAEALLCATYRHFTGYLEANRLMDEAQLPTMTSRLLRLMGSPNLRLALVGFLSFTHGQLNLVRLLRELGCELCLLIPWVNLEGVPDCALQMGIDAAMAPHSPPPSCQALLGLDPHHQYEALARELALLGSPHCRLDFSGPLDQVAISVPEEDLRRVRWELTRHDVPFWIQGGTSLSESLAFRVLMLALNAARSRWAFRPTLRLLSALHPRQVRSEVISTRPRGRDQWLEALKGPLREAFESISRRADSFLEPPGLTPGEAMDQAQGIMEAVDLFQLARGLQDRPHMDWTIRAMGSALEEAQKRRFALSRGQDLGEAFRERLDGQEAIQFLAAWGASSYTAQEQPLQGAVRVYRGNPPVLADHRCLILCGADQSRWPGKLRESATLGEESRRRLNRTDWASQGLNPTHLVEIHERRAEKEALFFRLALTARDLLVLSRPVNDREGRPTSKSPFEGSLHRVGIREPVPMNPTPSLLDSPPIRGIHLENPWDPPRRTGPLELLADRVQLPTKVRLSQLDTFSQCPFAFACEAILELKIQDRDPASSVSLSTLAHHGLQLLGEALSKGATPVVERCLLEAMEGSGVDLNAPRFMRQRALLSDLLDRCLQWLYARREGLKDRLIDTLWEVELPPIRRTNLVTSGRADMVDLIRLEGQQVGAFIVDFKWGNSDGYSHSLQPGAYSLAIQESHVLGDRVDVQVLGCGIVSFREMLNQRRFRRKEVGRGSHGGRKGFLENCYWLIPNGAKAEVDGKKGRLGDLDLALKLAGRALDELDSALGKGVFAADYGSKRCDRCQYQGLCRRLEEGRWLSREDLSEEETDERD, from the coding sequence GTGTCTGAGCTGGGGGCAACGGCCAAGAGGTACGTGCGGATCGGGGACGTGGCGGAGGACTTACAGGCACTGCACCGCCTGGGGTTCACCTTCCTGGTGCCCTCCAGGGCGGACCAGGGGATCCTGATGGACCTGCTGCTGGGGGAGGCCAGCGCCTTGAGGGACCGGCCCCGGATCGTCCGGTGGGACGGGCTCTACCAGATGCTCCTCCGGGAGGCCCACAGGTCCCGAGTGGAGCACCACCTGCCCACCCGGCGGATCGACCCCTCGGACCGGTACGTGATAGCCCGCTGGGCCCTGTCCCGTAGCAGGACCGAGGGGTCCCCCCCCATGGCCTTCGACCCCAAGTTTCCCCATCTGGCGGCGTCCCAGATGGTGGAGCTCCTCAGGGAGGAGGTGACCGAGGAGCACCTGCGTCTGGCCATGGGCTGCGGGGACTGCGGCACCTGTCCGGCGGACTCGGCGGAGGCCCTTCTGTGCGCCACCTACCGGCACTTCACCGGCTACCTGGAGGCCAACCGGCTCATGGACGAGGCCCAGCTGCCCACCATGACCTCCCGGCTGTTGCGCCTGATGGGCTCCCCGAACCTGAGGCTGGCCCTGGTGGGGTTCCTGTCCTTCACCCACGGGCAGCTGAACCTGGTTAGGCTGCTGAGGGAGCTGGGGTGCGAGCTGTGCCTCCTGATCCCCTGGGTGAACCTGGAGGGGGTTCCGGACTGCGCCCTCCAGATGGGGATAGATGCCGCCATGGCCCCCCATTCCCCCCCTCCATCGTGCCAGGCGCTCCTGGGGCTGGACCCTCACCACCAGTACGAGGCCCTGGCCAGGGAGCTGGCCCTCCTGGGGAGCCCCCACTGCAGGCTGGACTTCAGCGGCCCCCTGGACCAGGTGGCCATATCGGTGCCGGAGGAGGACCTGAGGCGGGTCCGGTGGGAGCTCACCCGGCACGATGTCCCCTTCTGGATCCAGGGGGGGACGTCCCTGTCGGAGTCCCTGGCCTTCCGGGTCCTCATGCTGGCCCTGAACGCCGCCCGGTCCCGGTGGGCCTTCCGGCCCACATTGAGGCTCCTCTCCGCCCTGCACCCCCGCCAGGTGCGCAGTGAGGTCATCTCAACCAGGCCAAGGGGCAGGGACCAGTGGCTGGAGGCCCTCAAGGGGCCTCTCCGGGAGGCCTTCGAGTCCATCTCCCGCCGGGCAGACAGCTTCCTGGAGCCCCCGGGGCTAACCCCCGGGGAGGCCATGGACCAGGCCCAGGGGATCATGGAGGCGGTGGACCTGTTCCAGCTGGCCCGGGGTCTCCAGGACAGGCCCCACATGGACTGGACGATAAGGGCCATGGGCTCCGCCCTGGAGGAGGCCCAGAAGCGCCGCTTCGCCCTCTCCAGGGGGCAGGACCTGGGGGAGGCCTTCCGGGAGAGACTGGACGGGCAGGAGGCGATCCAGTTCCTGGCCGCCTGGGGGGCCTCATCGTACACCGCCCAGGAGCAGCCCCTCCAGGGGGCGGTTAGGGTCTACCGGGGAAATCCGCCGGTGCTGGCGGACCACCGGTGCCTCATCCTGTGCGGCGCCGACCAGTCCCGCTGGCCCGGCAAGCTCAGGGAGAGCGCCACGTTGGGGGAGGAGAGCCGCCGCCGGCTGAATCGGACCGACTGGGCCTCCCAGGGCCTCAACCCCACCCACCTGGTGGAGATCCACGAGCGGCGCGCCGAGAAGGAGGCCCTCTTCTTCCGGCTGGCCCTCACCGCCCGGGACCTGCTGGTCTTGAGCAGGCCGGTCAACGACCGGGAGGGGCGCCCGACCTCCAAGAGCCCCTTCGAGGGGAGCCTACACCGGGTGGGCATCCGGGAGCCGGTGCCCATGAACCCCACCCCGAGCCTCCTGGATTCACCCCCAATCCGGGGGATCCACCTGGAGAACCCGTGGGATCCCCCCAGGAGGACCGGCCCCCTGGAGCTCCTGGCGGACCGGGTCCAGCTGCCCACCAAGGTGAGGCTGAGCCAGCTGGACACCTTCAGCCAGTGCCCCTTCGCCTTCGCCTGCGAGGCCATTCTGGAGCTCAAGATCCAGGACCGGGACCCCGCATCCAGCGTGAGCCTGAGCACCCTGGCCCACCACGGCCTGCAGCTCCTGGGGGAGGCCCTGTCCAAGGGCGCCACCCCGGTGGTGGAACGGTGCCTCCTGGAGGCCATGGAGGGAAGCGGGGTGGACCTCAACGCCCCCAGGTTCATGCGGCAGCGGGCGCTGCTGTCGGACCTGCTGGACCGGTGTCTTCAATGGCTGTACGCCAGGCGCGAGGGCCTCAAGGATCGGCTGATCGATACCCTGTGGGAGGTGGAGCTGCCCCCCATCCGGCGAACCAACCTGGTGACCTCCGGCCGGGCGGACATGGTGGACCTGATCCGGCTGGAGGGCCAGCAGGTCGGGGCCTTCATCGTGGACTTCAAGTGGGGAAACTCCGATGGCTACTCCCACTCCCTTCAGCCCGGGGCCTACTCCCTGGCCATCCAGGAGTCCCATGTCCTGGGGGATAGGGTGGACGTCCAGGTGCTGGGGTGCGGGATCGTATCCTTCCGGGAGATGCTAAACCAACGCCGTTTCCGCAGGAAAGAGGTGGGCCGGGGCTCCCATGGGGGCCGCAAGGGTTTCCTGGAGAACTGCTACTGGCTGATACCGAACGGGGCCAAAGCGGAGGTTGACGGGAAGAAGGGGAGGCTGGGGGACCTGGATCTGGCGTTGAAGCTGGCGGGGAGGGCCCTGGACGAGCTGGACTCCGCCCTGGGGAAGGGGGTCTTCGCCGCCGACTACGGATCGAAGCGGTGCGACCGGTGTCAGTACCAGGGGCTCTGCCGCAGGCTGGAGGAGGGCCGGTGGCTCTCCCGGGAGGACCTATCGGAGGAGGAGACGGATGAGAGGGATTGA
- a CDS encoding cobalamin B12-binding domain-containing protein, protein MEYRDDLVERAFERAFDDLASRWDMGGLDERGLAKCREDLRCHVAFFVHSLVMESPPLFLDYVKWARDLFAGLKIPLGCLEASLRSTWEGVSPLLDERSHRMGLSMLHAVLDVLSGGPSPQDQPPPNPLREEMELYTSLLLEARRDQALGLVNRLVSRGVGVRDLYVYLFQEALHRVGVLWQAGVVSVAQEHYFTASTQLIMSYLYPLVFKAARSPRGITLVGACVSGELHEIGIRMVCDLLEMDGYDTHYLGANTPVQDLIRYAHQRGASAVLLSATLGIHLVPLREMVRAIKEDPRTGDVKVIVGGRPFSMDPELWRKVGADLGARWVDDVEAFLGG, encoded by the coding sequence TTGGAGTATCGGGATGATCTGGTTGAGCGGGCGTTCGAGCGGGCCTTCGATGACCTGGCCAGCCGTTGGGACATGGGTGGGCTGGATGAGCGGGGTCTGGCCAAGTGCCGGGAGGACCTGCGTTGCCACGTGGCCTTCTTCGTCCACTCCCTGGTCATGGAGTCTCCCCCGCTGTTCTTGGACTACGTGAAGTGGGCCAGGGACCTCTTCGCGGGGCTCAAGATCCCCCTTGGGTGTCTCGAGGCGTCCCTTCGGTCCACCTGGGAGGGGGTGAGCCCCCTGCTGGACGAGAGGTCCCATAGGATGGGTCTATCCATGCTGCATGCCGTCCTGGATGTCCTGTCCGGCGGCCCCTCCCCCCAGGACCAGCCCCCACCGAACCCCCTCAGGGAGGAGATGGAGCTATACACCTCCCTCCTGCTGGAGGCCCGGAGGGACCAGGCCCTGGGGCTGGTGAACCGGCTGGTATCCCGGGGGGTTGGCGTAAGGGACCTGTACGTGTACCTGTTTCAGGAGGCCCTCCACCGGGTGGGGGTCCTCTGGCAGGCGGGGGTGGTGTCCGTGGCCCAGGAGCACTACTTCACCGCCTCCACCCAGCTGATCATGTCCTACCTCTACCCCCTGGTTTTCAAGGCCGCCCGGAGCCCCAGGGGGATCACCCTGGTGGGGGCCTGCGTCAGCGGGGAGCTGCACGAGATCGGGATCCGGATGGTGTGCGACCTGCTGGAGATGGACGGCTACGACACCCACTACCTGGGGGCCAACACCCCGGTGCAGGACCTGATCCGCTACGCCCACCAGCGGGGCGCCTCGGCGGTGCTCCTTTCCGCCACCCTCGGTATCCACCTGGTTCCCTTGAGGGAGATGGTTAGGGCCATAAAGGAGGACCCCCGGACGGGGGACGTGAAGGTGATCGTGGGGGGCCGGCCCTTCTCCATGGACCCGGAGCTGTGGCGGAAAGTGGGGGCGGACCTGGGGGCCAGGTGGGTGGACGATGTAGAGGCCTTCTTGGGGGGATGA